The sequence below is a genomic window from Deltaproteobacteria bacterium.
CCTTCCGCTTAGAAAGACCACAAGGACGAATTATTTCCTCAATAATTTTTGGTGGCACAATCGCCATTTTCGCAGCCGAGTCAGCTACGGCTAGTAAATTCGGCATGACGGAGTTAACTCGCTTATCGGTACACTGAGCCGATAGAAGAACTGCTACCAACAAGGAAAAGGAAGTCGAATAATTGAGCGGAACCTGAGGATTAGGATATAGCCTATTTAATATGCGTAGAATTCCCTTGGCTCGCTCTTCTCTTGTCATTTAAACGCCCTCAATACATATTGCCAAGGACTACGACACCCACTTGTATCAACCCAATCAAAAAGCCCAGCACTCCTCCTAGGATTTCTATTGCTTTTAGCTCTCTTGAAGAGATTTCGTATATTATGCTCTCCAGCTTGGCTAGATCGAATTGCTCGATCTTATTGGTCACCAACTCACTAAAGCTAAGCTCTGACTCAACTCGCTCCACTAGAGATTGCAACACTTCTGGCAACACCGTGCTCAAATGATCCAATAACATCTTCTTAATAGATTCTCCCATTTCGCCCTGCAAAAA
It includes:
- a CDS encoding endonuclease III yields the protein MTREERAKGILRILNRLYPNPQVPLNYSTSFSLLVAVLLSAQCTDKRVNSVMPNLLAVADSAAKMAIVPPKIIEEIIRPCGLSKRK